A part of Gossypium hirsutum isolate 1008001.06 chromosome A07, Gossypium_hirsutum_v2.1, whole genome shotgun sequence genomic DNA contains:
- the LOC107920444 gene encoding TBC1 domain family member 2B — protein sequence MFGPQSKMDIAFEWQAQFHILRPSIHARRANIIVKFQDLYGFTVEGNVDDVNVLNEVREKVRQQGRVWWALEASKGANWYLQPQISISQGIGLKSSLKLSGFVNAITLKKLIRKGIPPVLRPKVWFSLSGAAKKKSTVPESYYNDLLKAVQGMDTPATRQIDHDLPRTFPGHPWLDTPEGHAALRRVLVGYSFRDSDVGYCQGLNYVAALLLLVMKTEEDAFWMLAVLLENVLVNDCYTTNLSGCHVEQRVFKDLLAKKCPRIAAHLEALEFDVSLVATEWFLCLFSKSLPSETTLRVWDVLFYEGAKVLFHVALAIFKMKEHELLLTHQVGDIINILQRTTHHLFDPDELLTVAFDKIGFMTTNTISKQRKKQETEVMKELDLRMRRLNSIRTDEK from the exons ATGTTTGGTCCCCAAAGCAAAATGGACATTGCCTTTGAATGGCAAGCGCAATTTCACATCTTAAGGCCAAGCATCCATGCGAGAAGAGcaaatataatagtgaaattccAAGACCTTTATGGGTTCACAGTAGAAGGCAATGTGGATGATGTTAATGTGTTGAATGAGGTAAGAGAAAAGGTAAGGCAACAAGGGCGTGTTTGGTGGGCACTGGAAGCAAGCAAAGGGGCCAATTGGTATTTGCAGCCGCAGATTTCGATATCGCAAGGGATTGGGTTGAAATCTTCGCTCAAATTGTCAGGTTTTGTTAATGCGATTACATTGAAGAAGCTTATCAGGAAAGGCATTCCGCCTGTGCTTAGGCCTAAGGTTTGGTTTTCGCTTTCGGGTGCCGCCAAGAAGAAGTCTACGGTGCCTGAAAGCTATTATAATGATTTGTTAAAGGCGGTACAGGGTATGGACACGCCTGCAACACGTCAGATTGATCAT GACCTTCCACGAACCTTCCCCGGTCACCCATGGTTGGACACTCCAGAGGGCCATGCAGCTCTTCGGCGTGTGCTTGTGGGGTATTCTTTCCGTGATTCTGATGTGGGCTACTGTCAG GGCTTAAATTATGTCGCTGCGTTATTATTGCTTGTTATGAAAACAGAGGAAGATGCATTTTGGATGCTTGCTGTCCTCCTTGAAAATGTTTTAGTTAATGACTGCTATACAACTAACTTATCCGGATGCCATGTCGAACAAAGGGTTTTTAAGGATTTGCTTGCTAAAAAGTGCCCAAG GATTGCTGCTCATTTGGAAGCATTGGAGTTCGATGTCTCCCTTGTTGCTACTGAATGGTTCCTGTGCCTCTTCTCTAAAAGCTTGCCTTCAGAG ACAACTCTGCGGGTATGGGATGTCCTTTTCTATGAGGGGGCAAAGGTTCTTTTTCATGTAGCTTTGGCTATATTTAAG ATGAAAGAACATGAATTGCTTCTAACGCATCAGGTTGGTGACATTATTAACATATTACAGAGAACTACCCATCACCTTTTTGATCCTGACGAGTTATTGACG GTTGCATTTGATAAGATCGGATTCATGACGACAAACACAATATCGAAGCAAAGGAAAAAGCAAGAAACAGAAGTAATGAAAGAGCTCGATCTGAGAATGAGAAGACTAAATTCCATAAGAACAGACGAGAAGTAA